In Arthrobacter alpinus, a single window of DNA contains:
- a CDS encoding Rv3235 family protein, with protein MSTAAMSEQFRPPLLVVRSVPRRIEGTEDTEQTGATVVKMPSREERSTRQGAQTPGGVPYLHPEAAEREVVAAMSSKIAQAALEVLSGVRSVQQLSRWLDSVCMSALTTRARLHADACKAEKRRHSPETNGNLRTLHHQPVVHSVHCSAVAPGIFETSVVIADKTRFRAIAMRFELNKGLWKVTALQIG; from the coding sequence ATGAGCACAGCAGCCATGTCTGAACAGTTTCGTCCACCTCTTTTGGTGGTCCGCTCCGTTCCACGCCGCATTGAGGGTACCGAAGACACGGAGCAAACCGGGGCTACCGTAGTTAAGATGCCCAGCAGGGAGGAGCGCTCAACGCGGCAGGGCGCACAAACCCCCGGAGGTGTCCCGTACCTCCACCCGGAGGCCGCTGAGCGAGAAGTGGTGGCCGCCATGTCCTCAAAGATCGCTCAGGCTGCGCTGGAAGTTCTCAGTGGGGTCAGGTCAGTTCAGCAGCTCTCGCGTTGGCTGGACAGCGTATGCATGAGTGCATTGACCACACGGGCGCGCTTACATGCCGATGCCTGCAAGGCCGAGAAGAGGCGTCACAGCCCTGAAACCAACGGGAATCTGAGGACGCTGCATCACCAACCCGTGGTTCATTCGGTCCATTGCAGCGCCGTGGCTCCGGGAATCTTTGAAACCTCAGTCGTCATTGCTGACAAGACACGTTTCAGGGCCATCGCCATGCGATTCGAACTGAACAAGGGCCTGTGGAAAGTCACGGCCCTGCAGATTGGGTAG
- a CDS encoding LysM peptidoglycan-binding domain-containing protein: MKRQNFADLAMTGAILLLGGSLVFSGVSLLRLRWSSIEAAQPMDLPELMGVGSAGAGIALLCWWILAISCALISAVAQQLGAARVAAFTGSCSPAFMRRIVIAVLGINLIAAQLAQAAPSAGTDPSWHPGTVSTAPAVPNASAPPEQGDTSQGSGQGIGGQNVLPPEAPEAVEPAWIPRSVATDPGVLVRPPVRTTPAEQAVAQESAPANTPRKDSQAGDAETDVVVKSGDNLWNIVAASLGPFSSDVDVALAWPRWYQANRETIGPDPNFILPGQVLHAPTGP; this comes from the coding sequence GTGAAACGGCAAAATTTCGCGGACCTTGCGATGACAGGGGCAATCTTGCTGCTCGGCGGATCGCTCGTCTTCAGCGGAGTTTCACTCCTGAGGCTCCGCTGGTCCAGCATCGAAGCTGCGCAACCAATGGATCTGCCGGAATTGATGGGCGTGGGAAGTGCCGGCGCGGGAATTGCCCTGCTGTGCTGGTGGATTCTGGCCATTTCTTGTGCCTTGATTTCCGCTGTAGCTCAACAGCTAGGTGCGGCAAGGGTTGCCGCGTTCACGGGATCATGTTCTCCGGCGTTCATGCGCAGGATTGTTATCGCAGTGTTGGGGATAAACCTGATAGCTGCACAGCTGGCACAGGCCGCGCCGTCGGCCGGGACGGATCCAAGCTGGCACCCGGGCACCGTGTCAACGGCGCCAGCCGTGCCGAATGCTTCCGCGCCACCAGAACAAGGTGATACCAGTCAGGGCAGCGGCCAAGGCATTGGCGGCCAGAATGTTCTTCCGCCGGAAGCGCCGGAAGCCGTTGAGCCTGCGTGGATACCACGGAGTGTCGCTACGGATCCAGGTGTGTTGGTGCGTCCACCCGTGCGAACAACTCCGGCGGAGCAGGCCGTAGCGCAGGAGAGTGCACCCGCAAATACTCCGCGTAAAGACTCCCAAGCAGGCGATGCCGAAACCGACGTGGTGGTCAAAAGCGGAGACAACCTATGGAACATAGTTGCTGCCTCACTTGGCCCATTCTCCAGCGACGTTGATGTGGCCCTCGCCTGGCCGCGCTGGTATCAGGCAAACCGCGAGACCATAGGGCCCGATCCGAATTTCATACTCCCGGGCCAGGTGCTGCATGCCCCCACCGGGCCGTAG
- a CDS encoding helix-turn-helix domain-containing protein, with translation MPRFLTLADVAEQLQISAAACYALVHSGELPAFQIGGRGQWRVDATKFEQFIDDRHAAARAMLLSAENAEPRN, from the coding sequence ATGCCTCGATTCCTTACTCTGGCCGATGTTGCCGAACAGCTGCAGATCTCCGCTGCCGCATGCTACGCACTGGTGCACAGCGGCGAATTGCCTGCATTCCAAATTGGTGGCCGTGGACAGTGGCGCGTGGACGCCACGAAATTTGAGCAGTTCATCGATGACCGCCATGCGGCCGCCCGCGCCATGCTGCTTTCAGCAGAGAACGCCGAGCCACGCAACTAG
- a CDS encoding SAF domain-containing protein, whose translation MAVDEYAPAPRMRKPSWKDPRLLIGILMVLASAAGVVALVGSAGKTVPMYAAKNALVVGQKITPESFTVVQVQLGEVGGKYMDPAEVLGDNSVAVRMVPKGELVSRSSIGQTDALDRKPVSVKVDEPLPKEVLVGTYVDVWVALPDERNGFQAPVLMLPGAEVAALNVANSSLGSGKNTQLMVLVSDTQMPKFLGAVANQAKVSVVWNPGAIP comes from the coding sequence ATGGCTGTGGATGAATATGCACCGGCGCCTCGAATGCGCAAGCCATCATGGAAGGACCCGCGGCTGCTCATCGGCATCCTTATGGTTCTGGCCTCGGCAGCGGGTGTAGTGGCTCTTGTGGGAAGCGCAGGGAAGACTGTGCCAATGTATGCGGCGAAGAATGCCCTGGTGGTTGGACAGAAAATTACACCGGAATCCTTCACGGTTGTTCAGGTGCAACTTGGCGAGGTAGGCGGCAAGTACATGGATCCGGCGGAAGTGCTGGGGGATAACTCAGTGGCCGTCCGAATGGTGCCCAAAGGCGAGTTGGTGTCTCGCTCGAGCATTGGGCAAACGGACGCCCTGGATCGCAAACCTGTTTCCGTCAAGGTGGACGAGCCGCTACCGAAGGAAGTTCTCGTTGGTACCTACGTTGATGTGTGGGTTGCCTTGCCCGATGAACGCAATGGTTTTCAGGCTCCCGTGCTAATGCTCCCCGGTGCCGAAGTTGCAGCTCTCAATGTTGCCAATTCCTCCCTGGGATCGGGCAAGAACACACAACTCATGGTCCTGGTTTCTGACACGCAGATGCCAAAATTCCTTGGCGCTGTCGCCAATCAGGCCAAAGTCTCCGTTGTATGGAATCCAGGGGCGATCCCGTGA
- a CDS encoding NAD-glutamate dehydrogenase, translating to MSSNSPSHESALDQAKFGGEGFLADYFVQLSQEDAALYDSDILNARAYSHQLLAMTRTPGQANMEILDEPDASMVYIITDDMPFLVDSVSAELVRQNQGIHLVTHPVFVVSRDKASNRLTRVTRVPSHAGVASGDTSAMPNIAHLLGDGDNASFLESWIAIEITKIGDEAKAELLAGLDRVLSNVRAAVEDWPAMREKALSRAEILATVLSGESLVDLREAEDLLHWMEADNFTFLGYREYDLDKRDGEDVLVNREGSGLGILRDGSSHPTVQHLTVTGQRKAREKRVLVITKANSRSTVHRGAYLDYIGVKSFDSQGNVNGEQRFIGLFSSAVYTGSVRNIPVVREKVNEVLRHFGFPPNSHSGKDLFAVLETYPRDELFQIEVSDLIEIASGILRLAERRRTRLFLRPDIYGRFMSALVYIPRDRYTTAVRHRIEEELMRTFDGVSIDFEARMSESALARLFFRIRLSKNHSLPADLQVAELEERLVRAARSWPEGIAQVLRDSQSQDHAEILVAKWSEAFPASYRVDFEVEDALADIARFEDFDDKYKTATADGKTPGQCAPGMHVYVPAGHGMELEEDARVKLYMAHPKSLTQILPFFHNLGLEVIDERPFEIETADKRDFFLYDLGLKYPAGVDPLATAGLLAEAFGAAITGLSESDNFDRLVLTEGMAWRQIVILRAYAKYMRQMGNTNSFGFIANTLLQNVAVTRGLVELFEARFDPSVGDSARPALLADVQLRLNEALENVPTLDADRILRTFANLVDSTLRTNHYRGREFLSLKLNPAGIVGLPAPVPMFEIWVYSPCVEGTHLRFGKVARGGLRWSDRREDFRTEVLGLVKAQTVKNAVIVPTGAKGGFFPKALPNPAVDRGAWMAEGQASYKTFIRGLLDVTDNLVATPDGEVVVPPENVVRHDADDTYLVVAADKGTASFSDTANAISAEYGFWLGDAFASGGSVGYDHKVMGITARGAWESVKRHFSEFDVDTQTQEFTAVGVGDMSGDVFGNGLLRTRHVRLVAAFDHRDIFLDPNPVAGPAFDERQRLYDLPRSSWQDYNQDLISRGGGVFSRSLKSIPISPEVGLALGLPEGTVKLSPPELLKAVLLAPTDLLYNGGIGTYIKARSESNLAVGDKANDSIRVDGADLRVKVIGEGGNLGMTQRGRVEAALNGVIVNTDAIDNSAGVDCSDHEVNIKIFVDRMVAAGKLDAGERTEFLMSMTDEIGHLVLEDNIEQNILLLNDRQHVVEWTPSHERFMDWLEEHADLNRELEALPSNTELQERVAAGQGLTSPELSVLLAYAKMELAKVLSSSDLASDPWFKATLRSYFPAAVAQRFDEELDTHPLRKEIIATVVANDMVNLGGITFAFRAMEESSASEVTIAKAFIALHEIFDFASMRSALRELPPSFPTEQWCQVHLDMRRLLDRAVRWLVNEGIGNQSVEDVINRFKPVVSTLGTRMGDFFQGVDVARVATWYSRATAFNMPLTLGHRWAEMYETYPLLDIAVVSESLKETQSDVASVYYALYDRYGVDALLERITALPRNDRWQALARAALRDDLYATTADMTRNVMDSTEAGGDPMDRIMAWELANQEQLTRAVKMFAEVNELERDDMASLSVALRLLRSIVRR from the coding sequence ATGTCATCGAACTCACCCAGCCACGAATCGGCCTTGGACCAAGCCAAGTTTGGTGGCGAGGGGTTCCTTGCGGACTATTTTGTGCAACTCTCCCAGGAAGACGCGGCACTTTACGACTCGGATATCCTGAACGCACGGGCCTACTCGCACCAGTTGCTGGCTATGACCCGAACTCCGGGCCAGGCCAACATGGAAATCCTAGACGAACCCGACGCCAGCATGGTTTACATCATCACCGATGACATGCCGTTTTTGGTTGACTCTGTCAGTGCGGAGTTGGTCCGACAAAACCAAGGAATCCATCTCGTCACCCACCCTGTTTTCGTCGTTTCCAGGGACAAGGCAAGCAACCGACTGACCCGGGTGACCAGGGTTCCCTCTCATGCAGGCGTGGCAAGTGGTGATACTTCGGCGATGCCGAACATTGCCCATCTCCTGGGCGACGGCGACAATGCATCCTTCCTGGAATCATGGATTGCCATTGAAATTACCAAGATCGGCGATGAGGCCAAGGCAGAACTCCTGGCCGGGCTGGACCGAGTTCTGAGCAACGTCCGCGCTGCGGTTGAGGACTGGCCGGCCATGCGGGAGAAGGCTTTGAGCCGGGCGGAAATTCTGGCAACTGTCCTTTCCGGGGAGTCTCTCGTTGACCTTCGCGAGGCAGAAGATCTGCTGCACTGGATGGAGGCCGACAACTTCACCTTCCTCGGCTACCGTGAGTACGACCTCGACAAGCGCGACGGCGAAGACGTCCTGGTCAACCGTGAAGGCAGCGGTTTGGGTATTCTCCGTGACGGCTCCAGCCACCCAACGGTGCAGCACCTCACTGTCACTGGACAACGCAAGGCACGTGAAAAGCGCGTTCTGGTCATCACCAAGGCCAACTCCCGTTCCACCGTTCACAGAGGCGCCTACCTGGACTATATCGGGGTCAAGTCCTTTGATTCCCAGGGCAATGTCAACGGCGAACAGCGTTTCATCGGCCTGTTTTCTTCGGCCGTCTACACAGGTTCGGTCCGCAATATTCCGGTGGTGCGGGAAAAGGTGAACGAGGTACTTCGGCACTTTGGCTTCCCTCCCAATTCACATTCGGGCAAGGATCTTTTTGCCGTCCTGGAGACGTACCCGCGCGATGAGTTGTTTCAGATCGAGGTCTCGGATCTGATCGAGATTGCCTCCGGCATCTTGCGCTTGGCCGAAAGGCGTCGTACCCGGTTGTTCCTGCGGCCAGATATTTATGGCAGGTTCATGTCCGCGCTGGTTTACATACCGCGAGATCGGTACACCACCGCCGTGCGTCACCGCATCGAGGAAGAGCTCATGCGAACCTTCGACGGCGTCTCGATCGACTTTGAGGCGCGCATGAGTGAATCGGCCCTGGCTAGGTTGTTCTTCCGCATCCGGCTGTCCAAAAATCACTCCTTGCCAGCCGATCTGCAGGTAGCGGAACTGGAAGAGCGCCTGGTACGGGCGGCGCGATCGTGGCCCGAAGGCATTGCTCAGGTGCTCCGGGATTCTCAGTCTCAGGATCATGCAGAAATCCTTGTGGCCAAATGGTCGGAGGCCTTTCCTGCAAGTTACCGGGTCGACTTTGAAGTTGAAGACGCGCTGGCGGATATTGCCCGTTTTGAGGACTTTGACGACAAGTACAAGACTGCGACAGCTGACGGAAAGACTCCCGGACAGTGCGCGCCAGGCATGCATGTTTACGTGCCCGCCGGGCACGGGATGGAGTTGGAGGAGGACGCACGAGTCAAGCTCTACATGGCCCACCCGAAGAGCTTGACGCAGATTTTGCCGTTCTTCCACAACCTTGGGTTGGAAGTCATCGATGAACGTCCCTTCGAAATTGAAACTGCTGACAAGCGTGACTTCTTCCTTTACGATCTTGGCCTGAAATACCCCGCTGGCGTGGATCCGCTGGCCACCGCCGGGCTTTTGGCTGAGGCGTTTGGCGCTGCGATCACGGGACTGAGCGAATCTGACAACTTTGACCGCTTGGTCTTGACAGAGGGCATGGCATGGCGCCAGATTGTCATTCTGCGTGCCTACGCCAAGTACATGCGCCAGATGGGCAACACAAACTCTTTCGGCTTCATTGCCAACACCTTGCTGCAGAACGTTGCGGTCACGCGAGGCCTCGTTGAGCTGTTTGAGGCTCGCTTTGACCCGTCGGTTGGCGATTCTGCACGCCCCGCACTCTTGGCGGATGTTCAGCTGAGACTCAATGAGGCGCTGGAAAACGTCCCAACCCTGGACGCCGACCGAATTTTGCGTACCTTCGCGAATCTGGTGGATTCAACGTTGCGAACCAACCATTACCGCGGCCGCGAATTCCTCAGCCTGAAGCTGAACCCGGCCGGAATCGTGGGCCTGCCGGCACCGGTCCCAATGTTTGAAATTTGGGTCTACTCTCCGTGTGTTGAGGGCACGCATCTGCGGTTTGGCAAGGTTGCTCGCGGCGGTCTTCGGTGGTCGGACCGACGCGAAGACTTCCGCACGGAAGTGCTTGGACTAGTCAAGGCACAAACGGTCAAGAATGCAGTGATTGTTCCAACCGGAGCCAAGGGCGGGTTCTTCCCCAAGGCACTTCCGAACCCCGCCGTTGACCGCGGCGCCTGGATGGCCGAGGGGCAGGCGAGTTACAAGACGTTCATCAGGGGACTGCTGGATGTCACGGACAACCTCGTTGCCACCCCCGATGGTGAGGTGGTGGTGCCACCGGAAAATGTGGTGCGGCACGATGCTGATGACACATACCTTGTGGTTGCTGCAGATAAGGGGACGGCGTCCTTCTCCGACACTGCCAATGCGATCTCGGCCGAGTATGGCTTCTGGTTGGGCGATGCTTTCGCGTCCGGCGGTTCGGTGGGGTATGACCACAAGGTCATGGGCATTACCGCTCGCGGCGCGTGGGAGTCCGTGAAGCGCCACTTTAGCGAGTTCGACGTCGACACGCAGACGCAGGAGTTCACGGCGGTTGGTGTGGGGGACATGTCCGGGGACGTGTTCGGCAATGGCCTGCTGAGGACCCGTCACGTGCGGCTGGTTGCGGCCTTCGACCACCGGGATATTTTCCTTGACCCGAACCCGGTTGCCGGCCCGGCATTTGACGAGCGGCAGCGGTTGTATGATCTGCCGCGTTCGTCCTGGCAGGACTACAACCAGGACCTCATTAGCCGCGGTGGTGGCGTTTTTTCGCGATCATTGAAGTCGATTCCGATCTCTCCCGAAGTGGGATTGGCGTTGGGGCTGCCCGAGGGCACCGTGAAGCTCAGCCCGCCGGAACTGCTCAAGGCTGTGCTGCTGGCGCCGACGGATCTGTTGTACAACGGCGGTATTGGCACCTACATCAAGGCGCGCTCGGAAAGTAACCTCGCGGTAGGGGACAAGGCCAACGATTCCATCCGCGTCGACGGCGCCGACCTGCGCGTGAAGGTTATTGGCGAGGGTGGAAACCTGGGAATGACTCAGCGCGGACGCGTGGAAGCCGCGCTTAACGGTGTCATTGTGAACACCGATGCCATCGATAATTCTGCCGGCGTGGACTGTTCAGACCACGAGGTCAACATCAAGATCTTTGTTGACCGCATGGTGGCCGCAGGCAAGCTGGACGCCGGTGAACGAACCGAATTTTTGATGTCCATGACCGATGAAATCGGGCACCTGGTTCTAGAGGACAACATTGAGCAGAACATTCTCCTGCTCAATGACCGGCAGCACGTGGTGGAGTGGACTCCCAGCCATGAACGATTCATGGATTGGTTGGAAGAACATGCCGATCTGAACCGTGAACTTGAAGCGCTCCCCAGCAACACTGAACTGCAGGAACGTGTGGCTGCAGGCCAAGGGCTCACATCCCCGGAACTATCCGTTCTGCTGGCCTACGCCAAGATGGAATTGGCCAAGGTTCTCAGCAGTAGTGATTTGGCCAGCGACCCCTGGTTCAAGGCAACACTGCGGAGCTACTTCCCGGCAGCCGTCGCCCAGCGCTTTGACGAAGAGCTCGACACACATCCGCTGCGCAAGGAGATCATTGCAACGGTCGTAGCCAATGACATGGTTAACCTGGGCGGAATCACCTTTGCCTTCAGGGCCATGGAGGAGTCTTCGGCAAGCGAGGTCACCATTGCCAAGGCATTCATAGCACTGCACGAGATCTTCGATTTCGCATCCATGCGGTCGGCACTGCGAGAACTGCCGCCGTCGTTCCCCACCGAACAGTGGTGCCAGGTACACCTGGATATGCGTCGACTGTTGGACCGCGCCGTACGGTGGCTTGTCAATGAAGGCATCGGCAACCAGAGCGTTGAAGACGTCATCAACCGCTTCAAGCCGGTTGTGAGTACATTGGGCACTCGCATGGGTGATTTCTTCCAGGGCGTCGATGTGGCTCGCGTTGCCACGTGGTACAGCCGGGCCACGGCCTTCAATATGCCGTTGACGCTGGGACACCGCTGGGCCGAGATGTATGAAACATACCCGCTCCTGGACATCGCCGTGGTTAGCGAATCACTGAAAGAGACGCAAAGTGATGTGGCAAGCGTGTACTACGCGCTATACGACCGCTACGGAGTAGATGCACTTCTTGAACGCATCACGGCGTTGCCCCGCAACGACCGGTGGCAGGCCCTGGCACGGGCTGCGCTGCGCGACGACCTCTACGCGACCACGGCGGACATGACTCGCAATGTCATGGACAGCACCGAAGCAGGCGGCGATCCAATGGATCGGATCATGGCGTGGGAGCTGGCGAACCAGGAGCAGCTCACACGCGCTGTCAAGATGTTTGCCGAGGTCAATGAGCTTGAACGAGACGACATGGCCTCTTTGTCGGTAGCATTGAGGCTCTTGCGTTCAATCGTGCGGCGTTAA
- a CDS encoding sensor histidine kinase produces MAIFGDMIRERSGLGPGDAEWLHLLVGDWQMIADLSFADLVLWFPTAEDDGFVAIAHVRPSTSHTMFHADFVGERIQPELEPLVEMAWKSQNIERSHETKIWNTDMAMRVEAIPMVRNGATLAVITTHMDLSSSRMPSRLELTYRQCAFDLLKMGTLGLWPDFASPTGSRRGAPRVGDGLLRLDVDGIVQYASPNGVSAFRRLGDGESLEGRSLAELTTRLLKDRRMVDESLPLVVTGRMPWRTEIESRGVSLSLRAIPLRDSTERFGALVLCRDVSELRRREQELVTKDATIREIHHRVKNNLQTVAALLRMQSRRMHSEEGKLGLEQAMRRVATIALVHETLSQGLAQNVDFDELIDRQFRLSAEVASPSQRVRTEKEGAFEELPSDFATPLALVINELVTNAVEHGLQDREGTVWLTANRFKTAAGDDALTVRIADDGVGLPEGHIAEGLGLQIVRTLVTSELGGTIDWSPREGGGTVVELQMTLISRN; encoded by the coding sequence ATGGCAATCTTTGGCGACATGATTCGGGAACGGTCAGGATTGGGCCCGGGCGACGCCGAATGGCTGCACCTGCTGGTGGGGGATTGGCAGATGATCGCTGATCTTTCCTTTGCTGACCTGGTCCTATGGTTCCCCACCGCCGAGGATGACGGCTTCGTGGCCATCGCGCACGTGCGTCCGTCCACGTCCCACACCATGTTCCATGCGGATTTTGTGGGGGAGCGGATCCAGCCCGAACTTGAGCCGCTTGTGGAGATGGCTTGGAAGAGCCAGAACATTGAGCGTTCGCATGAAACCAAGATCTGGAACACGGACATGGCTATGCGGGTTGAAGCCATTCCCATGGTTCGCAACGGGGCCACGCTGGCCGTCATCACCACTCATATGGATCTCTCCAGTTCACGGATGCCCTCGCGGCTGGAGCTGACCTACCGTCAGTGTGCCTTTGACTTGTTGAAAATGGGCACCTTGGGGCTCTGGCCTGACTTTGCTTCCCCCACAGGGTCGCGCCGTGGTGCACCCCGTGTTGGCGACGGGCTGTTGCGGTTGGACGTTGACGGGATCGTTCAGTACGCCAGTCCAAACGGTGTCTCCGCGTTCCGGCGCCTGGGCGACGGCGAGTCTCTGGAAGGCCGCTCGCTGGCCGAGCTCACTACGCGGCTCCTCAAGGATCGCCGCATGGTGGATGAATCACTGCCCCTGGTGGTGACCGGCCGGATGCCGTGGCGCACCGAAATTGAATCACGGGGCGTTAGCTTGTCGCTGCGCGCCATCCCGTTGCGCGACAGCACCGAGCGATTTGGCGCGTTGGTTCTTTGCCGCGATGTGTCTGAGCTCCGTCGCCGGGAACAAGAACTGGTCACCAAGGATGCAACCATTCGCGAGATCCACCACCGTGTGAAGAACAACCTTCAAACGGTAGCGGCGTTGCTTCGGATGCAATCGCGCCGAATGCACAGTGAGGAAGGCAAGCTCGGGCTCGAGCAGGCCATGCGCCGTGTGGCAACGATTGCCTTGGTTCACGAAACACTGTCCCAGGGCCTGGCCCAGAATGTTGACTTCGATGAGTTGATTGACCGGCAATTCCGTCTTTCGGCCGAGGTGGCTTCCCCCTCGCAGCGGGTACGCACAGAAAAGGAAGGTGCCTTTGAAGAGTTGCCCAGCGACTTCGCAACCCCACTGGCCCTGGTGATTAACGAATTGGTGACCAACGCCGTCGAGCATGGTTTGCAGGATCGTGAGGGAACAGTTTGGCTGACAGCCAACCGGTTCAAGACTGCCGCCGGCGATGACGCGTTGACTGTTCGGATCGCTGACGACGGCGTGGGGCTGCCCGAGGGTCACATTGCCGAAGGATTGGGATTGCAGATTGTGCGGACGCTAGTCACGAGTGAATTGGGCGGCACGATTGATTGGTCACCACGGGAGGGCGGCGGCACAGTGGTGGAGTTGCAGATGACGCTGATCAGCCGGAATTAG
- a CDS encoding WhiB family transcriptional regulator, producing MDWRSRAACLDKDPELFFPVGNTGPALLQIEEAKSVCRRCPVIDTCLKWAIESGQDAGVWGGLSEDERRAMKRRAARARRAS from the coding sequence ATGGACTGGCGTAGTCGCGCAGCCTGCCTTGATAAGGACCCGGAATTGTTCTTCCCTGTGGGAAACACCGGCCCTGCCCTTCTGCAAATCGAGGAAGCGAAGAGCGTTTGCCGTCGCTGCCCCGTGATCGATACCTGCTTGAAGTGGGCCATCGAATCAGGACAGGATGCAGGCGTCTGGGGTGGCTTGAGCGAAGACGAGCGCCGCGCCATGAAGCGCCGTGCAGCTCGCGCCCGCCGCGCCAGCTAA